One genomic window of Actinoplanes lobatus includes the following:
- a CDS encoding ABC transporter ATP-binding protein, producing the protein MSLLEISGLDVHYRRRTGRLHALRSVSFTIGAGETVGVIGETGSGKSTLARTILGLVRPSAGRILLDGSDVAAFSPRQWRELRRRGVVQYVFQDPLRSLDPDLTIGDSLAEPLHIRGGVPDAGERVRTILARVRLDAELLDRLPGELSGGQRQRVAVARALITEPRLVLLDEPVSALDSANRVRVLELLKELRDAGTALMFISHDLGSVAGITDRVAVLYQGEIVEDRATRDVINSPEHPYTRKLIRSVPTLRREDRRTPEGIPA; encoded by the coding sequence TTGTCGCTACTTGAGATCAGCGGCCTCGACGTGCACTACCGCCGTCGTACCGGCCGCCTGCACGCCCTGCGCTCGGTCTCGTTCACGATCGGCGCCGGGGAGACCGTCGGCGTGATCGGCGAGACCGGCTCCGGCAAGTCGACCCTCGCCCGTACGATCCTCGGTCTGGTCCGCCCGTCCGCTGGCCGGATCCTGCTGGATGGGTCGGATGTCGCCGCCTTCAGCCCGCGGCAGTGGCGTGAGCTGCGGCGGCGGGGTGTCGTCCAGTACGTCTTCCAGGACCCGCTGCGCAGCCTCGACCCGGACCTCACCATCGGCGACTCGCTGGCCGAGCCGCTGCACATCCGCGGCGGCGTCCCCGACGCCGGCGAGCGGGTCCGGACGATCCTGGCCCGGGTCCGCCTCGACGCCGAACTGCTGGACCGCCTGCCCGGCGAGCTCTCCGGCGGCCAGCGGCAGCGCGTCGCCGTCGCCCGGGCGCTGATCACCGAGCCCCGGCTCGTGCTGCTCGACGAGCCGGTCAGCGCCCTCGACTCGGCCAACCGGGTCCGCGTCCTGGAACTGCTCAAGGAACTGCGCGACGCCGGCACCGCCCTGATGTTCATCTCGCACGACCTCGGCTCCGTCGCCGGCATCACCGACCGGGTCGCCGTCCTCTACCAGGGCGAGATCGTCGAGGACCGGGCCACCCGGGACGTGATCAACAGCCCGGAGCACCCGTACACCCGCAAGCTCATCCGCTCCGTACCGACCCTGCGGCGCGAGGACCGCCGCACACCCGAAGGGATCCCCGCATGA
- a CDS encoding NtaA/DmoA family FMN-dependent monooxygenase (This protein belongs to a clade of FMN-dependent monooxygenases, within a broader family of flavin-dependent oxidoreductases, the luciferase-like monooxygenase (LMM) family, some of whose members use coenzyme F420 rather than FMN.), giving the protein MTRQIRLALRAYGVGGPGQHSLWKDPRVPKNASIDIDWYIAQAKAAEHAKFDALFIVDSQFIDATYPPHYLNRLEPLTLLSAVATHTRDIGLVGTLSSTYNSPFNVARRFASLDHISHGRAGWNVVTSLDSGTSRNYGLDEHLDYATRYGRALEHVQVVRGLWDSYEDDAFPADVERDLFVDPTRLHALDHAGEHFRVAGPLNISRSPQGQPVIFQAGVSEEGRNLAAHVAEGIYAPGGDLSSAQEYYADIKRRAREVGRDPDHVLIFLGAQPVLGATDEQAHRLSREIFEADNDFQRKLAQFGRSFGAHDFSRYDLDAPFPDVAHLAEKSGRTRGAEIVRRAREESLTLRETVLAFTQYRPSPFTGAPDTVADTIAAWFEARAYDGLNVGFRTNEDLERFVADVVPLLQKRGLFRTEYEAGTLRGNLGLPIPANRWTVTR; this is encoded by the coding sequence ATGACCCGGCAGATCCGGCTGGCCCTCCGCGCGTACGGCGTCGGCGGGCCCGGCCAGCACAGCCTCTGGAAGGACCCGCGGGTCCCGAAGAACGCCAGCATCGACATCGACTGGTACATCGCCCAGGCGAAAGCCGCCGAGCACGCGAAGTTCGACGCGCTGTTCATCGTGGACAGCCAGTTCATCGACGCCACCTACCCGCCGCACTACCTCAACCGGCTGGAACCGCTGACCCTGCTGTCCGCGGTGGCCACCCACACCCGCGACATCGGGCTGGTCGGGACGCTCAGCTCCACCTACAACTCGCCGTTCAACGTGGCCCGCCGGTTCGCCTCGCTCGACCACATCAGCCACGGCCGGGCCGGGTGGAACGTGGTGACCAGCCTCGACTCCGGCACCTCCCGCAACTACGGCCTGGACGAGCACCTCGACTACGCCACCCGGTACGGCCGGGCCCTCGAACACGTCCAGGTGGTGCGAGGGCTGTGGGACTCGTACGAGGACGACGCCTTCCCCGCCGACGTCGAACGGGACCTGTTCGTCGACCCCACCAGGCTGCACGCCCTCGACCACGCCGGCGAGCACTTCCGGGTGGCCGGGCCGCTGAACATCTCCCGCTCCCCGCAGGGCCAGCCGGTGATCTTCCAGGCCGGCGTCTCCGAGGAGGGCCGCAACCTGGCCGCCCACGTGGCCGAGGGCATCTACGCCCCCGGCGGCGACCTGTCCTCCGCCCAGGAGTACTACGCCGACATCAAGCGCCGGGCCCGCGAGGTCGGCCGCGACCCGGACCACGTGCTGATCTTCCTGGGCGCCCAGCCGGTCCTCGGCGCCACCGACGAACAGGCGCACCGGCTGTCCCGGGAGATCTTCGAGGCCGACAACGACTTCCAGCGCAAGCTCGCGCAGTTCGGCCGCAGCTTCGGCGCCCACGACTTCTCCCGGTACGACCTGGACGCACCCTTCCCGGACGTGGCCCACCTGGCCGAGAAGAGCGGCCGCACCCGGGGAGCCGAGATCGTCCGCCGGGCCCGGGAGGAGAGCCTCACCCTGCGCGAGACGGTCCTCGCCTTCACCCAGTACAGGCCGTCGCCGTTCACCGGCGCACCCGACACGGTCGCCGACACCATCGCCGCATGGTTCGAGGCCCGCGCCTACGACGGGCTCAACGTCGGGTTCCGCACCAACGAGGACCTGGAGCGGTTCGTCGCCGACGTGGTCCCGCTGCTCCAGAAACGCGGCCTGTTCCGCACCGAGTACGAGGCCGGAACCCTGCGCGGCAACCTCGGCCTGCCGATCCCCGCCAACCGCTGGACGGTGACACGATGA
- a CDS encoding LLM class flavin-dependent oxidoreductase — MTFRLGFLTHVQGRGPLGEAYRQAQELFVVADELGFDVGWVAQHHIPLHGGGLSSPWPFLAHAAARTKRIRLSTAITILPLENPVRVAEDVAVVNTLSGGRVEIGIGSGSGPIEYAALGTDYERRREITTSHFEILRRALRNQEVGTDGFTVQPPLTDDFTDRVWQAVFSGTGARYAAEAGANLLLNRATYGYTENTDVVQRAWADSFLESWNEPRTPRIGISRFVFPAADKRTALAQISDGVLRATRNFVDRGTFPAGQSLDEYLRRFHAFYGHPDEIVAAFQQERVLPVATDLITQFNPGIPDFDAAVRALELIATEVAPALGWKPSTVTAA, encoded by the coding sequence ATGACCTTCCGCCTCGGATTCCTCACCCACGTACAGGGGCGCGGGCCGCTCGGCGAGGCCTACCGCCAGGCCCAGGAGCTGTTCGTGGTCGCCGACGAACTCGGCTTCGACGTCGGCTGGGTCGCCCAGCACCACATTCCGCTGCACGGGGGCGGCCTGTCCTCACCGTGGCCGTTCCTGGCGCACGCCGCCGCGCGTACCAAAAGGATCCGTCTCTCCACCGCCATCACCATCCTGCCGCTGGAGAACCCGGTCCGGGTCGCCGAGGACGTGGCCGTCGTCAACACGCTGAGCGGCGGCCGCGTCGAGATCGGCATCGGCAGCGGCTCCGGCCCGATCGAGTACGCGGCCCTCGGCACCGACTACGAACGCCGCCGCGAGATCACCACCTCGCACTTCGAGATCCTGCGCCGGGCCCTGCGCAACCAGGAGGTCGGCACCGACGGCTTCACCGTTCAGCCGCCGCTCACCGACGACTTCACCGATCGGGTGTGGCAGGCCGTCTTCAGCGGGACCGGAGCCCGGTACGCCGCCGAGGCCGGAGCGAACCTGCTGCTCAACCGGGCCACCTACGGCTACACCGAGAACACCGACGTGGTCCAGCGCGCATGGGCGGACTCCTTCCTGGAATCCTGGAACGAGCCCCGCACCCCACGGATCGGCATCTCCCGGTTCGTCTTCCCGGCCGCCGACAAACGGACCGCCCTCGCCCAGATCTCCGACGGGGTGCTGCGCGCCACCCGGAACTTCGTCGACCGGGGCACCTTCCCGGCCGGTCAGAGCCTCGACGAGTACCTGCGCCGGTTCCACGCCTTCTACGGCCATCCGGACGAGATCGTGGCCGCCTTCCAGCAGGAGCGGGTCCTGCCGGTCGCCACCGACCTGATCACCCAGTTCAACCCGGGCATCCCCGACTTCGACGCGGCGGTCCGCGCACTCGAACTCATCGCCACCGAGGTCGCCCCCGCCCTCGGCTGGAAACCCTCGACAGTTACGGCGGCGTGA
- a CDS encoding alpha/beta hydrolase: MTEHLPPAGLNIRGTVLVVPGRGESPLSYARFGRRLAADAYHVRILPPGAAHSPAELGAALTAAVHDLPTSVVRPLVLAGSDTGAAVLAALLATHPETVRAVPAVGPASGSDAEVAVPSSVLPAAGADSVPPWWPEAVVLAGLPGHDRRHDGDWEQELDARSHCPVHRGVLSDDAAVVRGALAAAAPAELLDSVYGSASPVPHLLLVGETDPLADRDALTRLVKTLPAARLSVVRGAHHDVLNDVSHRSVAAEVVSFLEAVRDGVPPRPFVRAESSAW; the protein is encoded by the coding sequence ATGACGGAACACCTTCCCCCGGCCGGCCTCAACATCCGCGGCACCGTCCTGGTCGTGCCGGGCCGCGGTGAGAGCCCGCTCAGCTACGCCCGCTTCGGCCGCCGCCTGGCCGCCGACGCCTACCACGTCCGGATCCTGCCACCCGGCGCGGCGCATTCACCGGCCGAGCTGGGCGCGGCCCTCACGGCCGCGGTCCACGACCTTCCCACCTCGGTGGTACGCCCACTCGTGCTCGCCGGCTCCGACACCGGCGCGGCCGTCCTCGCCGCCCTGCTCGCCACCCACCCGGAGACCGTTCGGGCCGTGCCCGCTGTTGGTCCGGCGTCCGGTTCGGATGCGGAGGTGGCGGTGCCGTCATCCGTCCTTCCGGCGGCCGGGGCGGATTCGGTTCCGCCCTGGTGGCCGGAGGCAGTCGTGCTGGCCGGGCTGCCCGGTCACGACCGGCGCCACGACGGCGACTGGGAGCAGGAGCTGGACGCACGCTCGCACTGTCCGGTGCATCGCGGGGTGCTGTCCGACGACGCGGCCGTCGTGCGGGGCGCGCTCGCTGCGGCGGCGCCGGCCGAGCTTCTGGATTCGGTGTACGGGAGCGCGTCACCCGTACCCCATCTGCTCCTGGTCGGTGAGACCGACCCGCTCGCCGACCGTGACGCGCTGACGCGGCTGGTGAAAACGTTGCCCGCGGCCCGGCTGTCGGTGGTGCGTGGCGCCCACCACGACGTCCTCAACGACGTCTCGCACCGTTCCGTCGCCGCCGAGGTCGTCTCGTTCCTGGAGGCCGTCCGCGACGGGGTCCCGCCGCGCCCCTTCGTCCGGGCCGAATCCAGCGCCTGGTAG